The genomic segment AGTCAACAGAGCAACGCTATGAAGAATCTTAGAAAACTACAGCATCAGGGGTCAGCTGCTCAACATCAGAGCCATGTATGCCATCAGCAGAAGTGCTGCAAGAACACCATTCGGACTGACCAGCTGGTTTGAGGTGATGTCGGGGTGAGGCAAGGCTGTGTCTTGTCACCGCTTTTGTTCATCTTCTACATGGACAGGATCACCAGGGAGGCAAACCCAAAGCCTGAAGCGCTGAATGAGCTACTTTTCGCTGATGACCAAGGATTGCTCAACAAAGACCAACACCACCTCCAACTGCACATCAACATGCTGAATGCAAAAATCATGACATGTGCATCAGCACAGGGAAGACGGAAGTCATGACAGTCAGCCGAACACCAAAGACCTTGGACATATCCATCAATGGCACCACCCTTAAACAGTCCAAGGAGTTTAAATACCTGGGCAGCATCTTCACTGAAGATGGAAAGCTAGAGACAGAGAGATTGAGACTCGCATTCAAAAAGCAAAGAATGTTCGTTTCCAGCTGTCTCCCCTCCTGAAACACCCCAATATCCCCATGGACACCAAGGCATGGCTTATTAATACAATATTCCCGCTGACACTGACCTACCTGTGCCAGACACAGACACCTCATCAAGGCCCAGGAGAGGAAGATCACAACCTGTGAGATGAGGTGCTTCAGACCAACAGCAGGCAAGACGAGGAGGGGCATGATCCGAGAGAGGATCCGAGAAAGGATCCGAGAAATGGTCGGAACAACACCAGTCCACACATATATCCAGCGTCAGAGAATCAAGTGGTTTGATCACTTGATAAGAATGGCACCCGACCAGCCAGCACTCAGAATATACAACCTCAAGAGCTCTGGTGTCCAAGCCAGAGGATGACCATCCAGGCGCTGGATTGAGGGCGTGGTAGAAACACTCAAGTCCCATGGCCTGTCTGTCACAGAAGCGTCCCATCAAGCCATCGACTGCCATCTCCACTTCCCCATGACACCCTAGAGTACAAGTGGAAGATAAAGTAAAGTAAGGTAGATGGTTGGGAATGTCTTATCTCTCTGTCCAGGTCCCATGTGATAGACTGTACGAAGCATTGTGAAGGAAGGATGGGATGACTGACGGGCACTTGGTGTGCAGAACTGAAACTTCGAGAGAGTGCATTGGCCTTTGTGTTCTTGGAACCAGGGTGAAATGAAATGGTGAAGTTAAATCTGGTGAAGAatagtgcccacctggcctggcgagggttcagcctcttggctgtcTTGAGGTATTCAAGATTTTTGTGATCTGTGAGGATAATGAAAGGGTGAGTGGCTCCTTCTAGCCAGTGCTGCCACTCTTCTAGGGCTAGTTTTATGGCAAGCAGTTCTCGATTGCCGACGTCATATTCCTCTCAGCAGAGGAGAGCTTCTTGGAGAAGAAAGCTATGGGGTGGAGCTTCTAGATAGGATCACCCCTACTCCAGTGTCAGACACATCCACTTCTACGGTGAATGGTTTTGTAGGGTCTGGATGCTGTAAGACAGGAGCAGTGGTGAAGGCCTTCTTGAGACGCTGGAATGCCTCTTCGGCCTGGGGATTCCACTGGAGGCACTTGGGTCCTTTCTTAAGCAGTGTGGTTAGGGGAGTAGTGATAGCACTGAAGCCCCTAATGAACTGAAGGTAGAAATTAGTGAAGCCGAGGAAGCGCTGAAGTTCCCTTATGGAAGTAGGAGTGGGCCAGGAGGTTACTGCGGATACCTTAGAGGAGACCATGCTGACTCCTTCAGCGCTGATGATGTAACCCAGGAAGGAGATGTGATTTTGATGGAACTTGCACTTTTCAGCCTTGACGTAGAGGTAATTTTCAAGATGATGTTGTAGGACTGTTCTGAGGCGCTTTTGGTGGCTCTCCTCAacaggggagtagatcaggatgccATCTATGTATGCGATGGCATACCTACCCAACATGTCCCGTAAAACGTCATTAATCAGACACTGGAACACGCTGGGCACTGAAGAAAGACCATACGGCATTACCCGGTATTCAAAATGGCCAGCGGTAATGCTAAACACGGTCTTCCACTCAGCACCTTTGATCCTGACCAGGTTGTAAGCACTTTGCAGATCCAGTTTTGAGAATATTGTGGCTGATCTCAACTGTTCAAGGGCTGCAGGAACAAGAGGAAGAAGATATGGGTACATAACTGAAACTTGGTTCAGGACTCTATAATCTATGCAGGACCAAAGTCCGCCTCCTTGTTtctcgacaaagaagaagcccgcAGAAGCTGGCAACTTAGACGGTCGGATGTATCCCTGCTTAAGCACCTCctgaatgtattcctccatggtggCGTGTTCTTTCTGGGACAAGGGATATATACGTCCCCGAGGTGGTGACATGCCAGGCAGCAGGTCTATAGCACAGTCATAGGGTCAATGTGGTGGTCATCCGCACGCCTTtcacttgctgaagacctcctgtaGGTCCATGTAACACTCTGGAATCCTGTCCAAGGAGTCTGGTTGAGGGCTCTCCACAGAAGTGGAGGAGAGGTTGACTTGCGGCCATGAAATGTAATTTTGAAAGCAGGTAGTAGGAgactgttgggttcacccagaaagagaccccgattccttcgtgggccaccctcggccgagaatgatcaggtcgagagaaacagacaatcagaatcagagattcacatgtcagtttattcgcacagtcacttcgtcaaaatgaaaacatctttggaaacgtcttatagtgtttctgtgtttatgttttgtcttcatgtgtgtgtgtgtgtaatgggtgtgtgtctatgtggaagtgtgtaatgatcttgaatcaatcataatataaaaacatttctgatgacagtaaggtacagatagatatcagcatggaatgtctaaacacagaatgtctagtctacggagtctattcagagaaggtcaaagacacgtttgcacagaaaggatctaataatttaacataactccttaacacataaatgtgtgttaagtcagtaaattacatcttgatttcatcaacataagcaaaataacaaataacaatatgtctaaaacaatgctaaaacaaagaatgttataagaaaataaacattaaaaataagaacaacttaaccacaagaacaatgagaatatgtctgaaagagagagaacaattaaacaactaacaggattaaactcataactaaattaggttaatgcttttaaactaaaaacccttagaatcataagatcttaactataattataatgtcattatgaaactaatctaaaactataaaactaacattgatcacggaatgcattcattaattacgggatccaaatcactaccatagtatatttcaatatatttcagtatatttcatagcttttatgaagctatgacctaagtttcaactgaatggattaacataaacatgaactttaattctaccatttcagggtgtgtgtgagtcaatctgacaccaaaacagaccttcagacacttctctgttcaaaatacacatttcataaacaaaatgttcccaaacaatgtccagctggacctaaggtcgtttcaactaatataattttgacacaggATAATTTTGCTGAATTattggccaagaattaatacttatataaacctaacagagACCATTGGAGGATTTCTTTGTTCTGCCATGATATCAGTGGATCATGAAGCTGAAGCGATGGGTAGCCAAGAATGAGATCATGATTTACTGTGGTGGTGAGGTAAAAGGAGATATGCTCCAAGTGCAGAATCCCCACCTGAATACAAGTAGGTGTGGTCTGTGTGGTGATGATGCCatctcctatgggtcctccattaATGGTCCAGATGTCAAGCATGCTTTGCAGAAGGGTTGTGGGCAGGTTGAATTTCTGCACAACTGCACAGCTGATAAAGTTTCcttctgcccctgaatcaatgaaagcACAGAGGGTGTGCATGGCATCTGTGAGCTTTAATAATATCGGAACCTTAAAGGACTTAGAATTAGATTTTCTCACCAGACTCACTCTGTGTAGGATCTTCTGCTGGAGCTTTACGGGGAGGATGAACTGGACAGCTGTTCAGTTGATGCTCTGAATtcccacagtagaaacataaCCACTCCCTTCTCCTCCTCTCATGCTCAGAACGAGAGAGCCTTGTACATGAAACCTCCATGGGTGCTCTGTCATCAGAAATGGAGTTAGGTTTGGCGCTTTGAATGGAGGGTCTGTGAGCCAACAGATGATCCAATCAAATTGCTAGATCGATAAGAGTCCAAGGTGAGTTGTTCATCATGGCAGGCAAGTTCACTCAGAACTGCAGGGCATAAACCTTGGCAAAAGACAGCCTTCAAAGCAGGttcgttccatccactggctgccACTAATGTTCTGAAGTCAAGCACATATTCAGCCACACTACATTAATCTTGGGAAATGGCTAGCAGACTCTCTCCAATTTTAAttccttctggttcatggttgaaaacccttttaaACATGGAGAGGAACTGCTCATAGGAAGTTGTCTGTTCCTTTTCCTGGTTCCAAATCACACTGGCCCAGAACAGTGCTTTACCCATAAGAAAGGAAATAAACTTAGCGATTTTGTGCTTATCAGAAAGGTTAGGCATGGTAGTGAAATGCATAGAGCACTGAAGCAAGAAACCTTTGCAATCTGTGGCGTCTCCGGCGAATCTCTCCAGAGGCGGAAGTTGTAGTGTGGAGCTGGGAAGGGACTCGGGGCGCAGTAGGAGGGTCTACGACATCACGATTGCTAGCTGCAACATACGGGTGTTGAAATCCactagcatctgttgatgttctcccggTAGGTGTCCCTGAGCGTTCAAAGCCGTCTGCTTCGCATCTTCTGCGACATCCAtaatggtgaagtatcctgtcaaagtgcaggcacttatggatgtaggcACAGAGGAGAGCCGGGAAGAAGACACTCAACAAAGCCAAAACAGTAGACAGAGGCGAGATCAGGAAACAAGCGAGGGTCGGGCGATCGCCAAACAACGTAGAATAGGTAAGACAAATATCGTAGTTGAAATGAgcaagcaaaggtcagaaaaatAGAGACACAAAAAGAGActgcaaggcttggtatgaactgggcaaacagaatgatacttcacactggagtGTTGTGTGAGAGTGGCTTAAATAGGTGGAGTGCTGATTAGGGGAATGTGTGACAGCTGTAATTAATACTCAGGTGACAgggggcactgtggttcttggagATTGTAGTTctaagtgtccatgtttgtagtttgtgtgttttcagcagatttactgacaatagcaaagaagaagaagaagaatccacAAAAGCATTTAATGACTGTTTCCAATTGTGAACAGATGAATAATACGAATAAAGTAAATGGTATTTCGTTACTcctcagcagtggcggctggtagtctttcaaacaggggaggctggtcggtttccagattttaaaagaaaaaacacatcaattttgcccatactcttgcctctgatctggctgattgttggcagcatcacaaactgtgaaataacaggttcttttggcccattagcctactgtccaatatacatgatggtagtgttgggggggtatattttaacattttatcttttaaaattgtggcatgttgtttaaaaattgacctcggctgtgtttttgtttaaaaatgttttccaaattgtagcggtgtttaattcatatccagaaaaacatatattccaatataatatactcagcataaacattttaaatagattctatatttttggtccatccatgacatattactaaagtagcctatttactgttgttgatgtgggtcacttgctgttagccaattcactttctcgtaccaggagagctgaaaggaacaagtattattccctacctttttcaccaagtcaatttgaggtgttggtctaccctgctctttaattttaatttgttcctcgaaaggaagactggcaaatggcttcgccaaaattaaatcagcaatgcttggcatccgtgcgcagctttcttgctagctgactagccccctcaagttcaagttcagtcactcaaataaacaaaatttctggaactaagatagcaaacttgacactatatttacactttatttacaatgaaaatatatacaaactaaaaaagctggtagaaaccgtatgtaatgaatgaaatcgaaatataAGCCGATTTCTTACaacacaccacagcacttgcgaatccgcatgggactgaactgatgttgccagatactgctgacgttatccagcccaaaatatgttcaaaacccgccaaaatgcacttaaaaccgcccaatctggcaacactgtgctgcctgtctatagttgaaacgagctgtcaatcaaagaaaatatccagtcgctttcaccaatcaccagtctcctcgcggaaactgccatgtccctcccatgtgaggctcggagtccgtgggcgggcattttcgcagtatttgtccaataaccgtcttgcattttgagattgaaaagcgcagagctcccaaatgccgttgaagtccattgaggctgggagtccgtgagactccgtgggcgggcgttttcacagtatttgtccaataatcgtcttgcattttgagattgacaagcacatagctcccaatccactgaggctgggctgcatcgcgctgtcacgagggggaaaaactcacgcacacattaggcgaactggggaaagttataagggaatgatttcgcactgtagttgggttgagcacatatatttctatgattctggatctgaaatagcaatgttataaggtcggctataacataagcctagcgcaattcatcctacacgatgttcgtcatttttagaggaggctgagcctccctcgttgtcttagagcaattgcccgtgcTCCTCAGCTTGTCCTTCCAGGTATGACTAAACCTGAAGCTCTCAGGGAAGTTTTAAAAGAATGAGCAGCTTCTCATCTTCACCACAAGTATTCACTCCATTTCAATTAAATgtatttatatagtgcttttaaaAATGAATATTGCCTtacagtaggcatatcagataCTCGCTGGCTGTGctttgaaaattgtgcatgcagatgctcatctgagtttccaaatctgtctttgctcttgaatattttctattatgaatactatcattaaaaagcttataatttctgctttccaaagaaatttatctcgttaagatctgtttagtactttgggagtaacagcaggttgaagttggtacaacagaataaaaactctgctcgtatgatgtcgggaaactgccagtgctttttgagtcacgggaaagtgatcaggctctctctcttatgattggtttccaactggattactcatgaatatcaatcagataacttgtatagggatgttctctcgctatcactgtttctgatgaagtattcagcaaaattttccatcagctagttttgaagttatgattcatgggagactttgaagggaGTTTTCAgaactttacctacttattttttcaaaccaaactgattcatgtaaataaataactatttgggaatagaactgtagttgttttgatgaaaaatattgacatcttagtggttggaatgaaataaaaaaaaacggaagtcagaaacgtgtcaatatcaattcaattaattggaattgtttattggatgtgactcacacagttgttttttttaggttagccttgaaagctgtgaatattgtcaattatattttttcatataaacactagtaggccctacttttgagaaatacaacggcctacagagcacaaagagggtattagaaataagcttttattacttttttgtggctactgcctcatatagaggcagtagccacaaaatggCATTATGTCatggtgctgtaagaatgtaagattgTAACAATCATGCACTGCACATACGCATAAGGATTACAATAGCGCATGCACATAAGCATTATAATCACCAGAACGGTGAATTGTGATCTCGTGACATGAACAGTTGATCtcatcatcatgttgtaagaatgcaagaatgagtgtaacaatagcgtaaTGCGTATGCGCATAAgtgttacaatcaccagaacagcgAATCGTGATCTCATGATACGCACAGTTGATCTTGCTTTATCAAAGGTACAAAAGAACGagtataagaatgtaagaatgagcgtAACAGCAAAACTTTGTAACCAattagcacttatcctgatcaagttcgattacccattctatttcttgataaacttcggaactaatcagaactagaaacaaaagagaaacctcattataacgtggtagtatcagaagataatcggcagataaaaagaaacaaaattcacctcgtggttcaccaaggctactgattctatATCAAGTAAGtgttgtttattttaagaaaatttaccttttgattatcagagctttttttttctgaaaggtcaaatgaaaggttttgtaaggttttttaTAAAGATATTTTAGaggggtttatatatatatatatatatatatatatatatatatatatatatatatatatatatatatatatataggctaaAAATTCCAGCATATTTCCAGTATATTTCATAGCACTGCATTTTGAACAAAGCCCTGATGctactcacagcttggtgatgcttgcaagagatgaggcgagtataattgataacatgtatatatgctatatttattgTATGGACGCTGTAtaggaaaactattttatttataagtagtagccacatgtacccacagggtacctatttttattaagtgtaccaatttaacatttttactTAATTagtataattaatactaattaaatacttatTTACATAATTtgcttttactaatttttcaaattttgtgttcaatatacaaccatctatgtgcctgccaatttccatgtaaatatcttgaaaaatagaaaagttattaagaaaaaaaccctttcatctcattcgttaatgaggcccattttggaccatgttaccctcatacataatattacagcagcttttctaaaaattaagcctttttcaatctttgatttgtaatttcTCAAGAATGGTTAAACACGTTTTAAttttgtaaaaagtatgttgttctgcattcaaggaGAGCAGCTTCAAATCAActgggattgaatttgaattttcacctgatatgcctacttaaagtagatttacagaaatccagatatgGGTTTAGATTTATCCGGAATGAACAGGACAGGGGaactggtggcaaggaaaaagtcTCAGAGACTACAAGACAAAGAAATCTTGAGAGTAAGCCATACTCTTTTGCATGACAGACTCTTTCACAACTGTATactcaggacaaacactaagtgaTTTTCAGGAAGAAAATcagtgtgatttaaaaaaaaaagtgtcactaGAGTTCACCTTCTAAATTCCCAGGATTTTTGACTCACCTTCATGGAGAAAATCAAAGCGATGAGGCCCAGGCAGCATGGATTTCCATAGATGAAGCTGCAAATGGACCACACTGCATAATCAGGTGGATGCTCTGGCATGGATACCACAACTGTCCCTGCTCCTCTGCCATCACACGGCTGAGCGTTCAGTGGAACCATGTTATTCTGCATCTTGCTCAGTATCACACCTCGCTGTGCTGTTTGAGAACTGCCAGATGTGATTATTTGTAGTTGAGATTAGGGGGCAGGTCCTCGTTTATATACCATCACCATACCTTTTCAAGTAACTTAGCCACCAGTATTTTTCCAAGCCTACGTTCTGACCTACTTCTTGATTTAACGTCCTACTGTCTGACAAGTACCAGTTTTATTTGGAGAAATAAATAGTATAGAATGACATGAAAACCTAAAACAATAccatgtcttgcaaaaatattcatcccccttggtgtttgtcctgttctgtcacattacaagctggaattaaaatggatttttggcaggttagtaccatttgatttacacaacatgcctacaaatttaaaagatgacttttttatttatttattttaattgtgacacaaacagtaagatgaaaaaccagaaatctggagtgtgcatatgtattcaccccttttcatatgaaacccctaaataagagctggtccaaccaattcacataattagttgattaagatccacctgtgtgcaatcagggtgtcacatgatgtctgtataaatcaacctgttctggaaggaccctgactctgcaacactacgaagcaagcaacatgaaaaccaagcagtactccaaacaggtcagagacaaaagttgtgaagtatagatcagggttgggtcgtaaaaaatatcccaaggagcaccattaaatccattatagcaaaatggaaagaatatggcacaactacaaacctgacaagagaaggccacccaccaaaactcacagaccaggcaaggagggcattaatcagagatgcaacaaagacaccaaagataacactgaaggagctgcaaagacccACAGCAGAGacaggagtatctgtccataagaccgctttaagccgtacacgccacaaagtggggctttatggaagagtggccagaaaaaagccattgctgaaagaaAACAATAAGAAaacactgtgggtggtaaaagagagcagctggacttgcttgaagattcttgaaaacgtttcaccgctcatccgaaaggcttctttagttctgtctgactaatagggagtatcaagtatttatcctctcatggatgagaagcaatcctaaggtgtcgttgagtcatcctgttggtgtgggtcactgggggctaggtgtgaatggcctagagagtcactaaaaacagctgggttttggtgtgcattaggatgactcaacgacaccttagaattGCTTTTTGTCCATGAGAGGATaactacctgatactccctaataggctacatccacacgacaacggcaacgagatatttaaaaaaatatcgcatccaaatgggcaacgatcagtaaaatatcaggtccatatggcaacgcaacgcttgctgaaaacgatgcaatacacatgccacacctctaggggcgctgtaagacggtcccttcagagacaccagaacagtagaagaagtaaggacgcatgcgcataaactattatgcgcgagacttcatattagccacaaagtcaggaaaatctgtttgtaaaattacattataatgaccaaatacaatgaaaagtatttttccagtctcacctgtgaaaggtaatcccatgtgatctcgtttggacggtaaacctgttggtacagttaaacacagcacatgaatgaggcatctttattctccgctttgacccatccaatatggcggcgaggatgacgtatgattctacgcggaaggcggcgtctttaatggtccggaataaattgaatgctacacgttgatggattaatttgttcttctacgccctttttgaggaatgtattgtaggacttaaaccaacatctgaagaggtgagatcgctcctttttttccctatttttgctggcgggattgactctgccctaagggctactctctctctctctctctctctctctctcactttgcaccattacacaataaatattcacagtgaaaatattttgtaagcacgtttcatgaaccaagttataggatttgttgacacttctacccggcgtgaagcactcacagtcatgtggttgtgatgtcatcgtaaacaaatccattctactcatccagacgacttcgcaacggcaacgtggccagatctttccactctggaacccgttctcaaaagattgcgttttgggtgccccaaaacgccggtgccgtgtggacgccaggccgaaacgataaacaattgtatcggattcacctgaatccattgccgtgtggacagggccagtcagacagaactgaagaagcgttttggatgagaggtgaaacatcttcaagaatcttcaagcaagtccagttgctctcttttactacccacagtttactatgatctGGATgacagaatcttcacagacataagaaaacacgtttggagtttgcccagcagcatgtggcagactctccaaacacatggaagaagattctctggttaaatgagactaaaattgaactttttggacatcatgggaaatgccatgtgtggcacacacccaacacactaaaacaccattcctacagtgaagcatggtggtggcagcatcatgctgtggggatatttttcacctgcagggacaggaaagctggtcaggactgaaggaaagatggttggcactaaatgcagggcaattctggaagaaaacatgtttgagtcagccagaggtttgagactgggacgaagagtTATggtccagcagaacaatgaccctaaacatactgctaaagctacactggagtggtttaaagggaaatatttaaatgtcttggaatggcctaatcaaagcccagaccttaatccaattgagaacctgtggcataacttgaagattgctatacaccaacacaacccatctaacttggagttggagcagttttgccttgaggaatgggcaaaaatcccagtggctagatgtgctaagctaatagacacaTAGAGTACtccaagaaacttgcagctgtaactgcagcaaaaggtggctccacaaagtattggctttgaggggtgaatacctatgcacactccagatttctggtttttcatcAAAATaaatttttgtgtatatatatatatatatatatatatatatatatatatatatatatatatatatatatataggcaaggcaagtttatttatatagcacatttcatacacaatggcagttcaatgtgctttacagaagtaaaaacaaaaacagtaaacaata from the Neoarius graeffei isolate fNeoGra1 chromosome 2, fNeoGra1.pri, whole genome shotgun sequence genome contains:
- the LOC132869559 gene encoding interferon-induced transmembrane protein 3-like codes for the protein MQNNMVPLNAQPCDGRGAGTVVVSMPEHPPDYAVWSICSFIYGNPCCLGLIALIFSMKSRDRKMVGDMTGAKTYSSKVCLLNGIGLALIIISTIIFIVVSVVLVNA